A genomic region of Desulfosarcina ovata subsp. ovata contains the following coding sequences:
- a CDS encoding sigma-54 interaction domain-containing protein produces the protein MTEKIHDIWNARFINRIIDSMADGVFTMDGQGRISSWNPSMERISGYSAREALGQTCQILQCSRCFGRNCPANIEKCQILEIGQSEAKECLLRHKDGHDVPVIKNASVVKDDAGRLVGIVETVTDMTELNRARERAEAAALRLAEVHQMNNIIGRSHAMQQVFGAIRVAAASEATVLILGESGTGKELVAGAIHFNSDRREGPMITVNCSALSENLLESELFGHVRGAFTGANRDRMGRFEEASGGTIFLDEIGELSPFIQVKLLRVLQEREIERVGDSRKRKIDIRIITATHKDLYARVREGQFREDLYYRLKVFPVHLPPLHERREDIPLLVDHFIQRMNKKTGKKVARISHEALRIFMDHPWPGNVRELENAIEHAFVLCDREQIETSDLPIEIRQPGAAAASQTPVSAPQKRRRKLTRTALIELLNECDWNKAEVGRRMGISHTAIWKYMKKWDIPLKQPAS, from the coding sequence GTGACTGAAAAAATTCATGACATCTGGAATGCCCGTTTTATCAACCGGATCATCGACTCCATGGCCGACGGAGTTTTCACCATGGATGGCCAGGGGCGGATTTCTTCGTGGAATCCCTCCATGGAGCGTATCAGCGGATATTCGGCTCGGGAGGCGCTGGGCCAGACCTGCCAGATCCTCCAATGCAGCCGTTGTTTCGGCCGTAATTGTCCAGCCAATATAGAAAAATGCCAGATTCTGGAGATCGGCCAGTCCGAAGCCAAGGAGTGTTTGCTCCGGCACAAGGACGGGCATGATGTTCCGGTGATTAAGAATGCCAGCGTGGTCAAAGACGACGCGGGCCGGTTGGTCGGCATCGTCGAAACCGTCACCGACATGACCGAGCTAAACCGGGCCCGTGAGCGCGCCGAAGCGGCGGCGTTGCGTCTGGCGGAAGTCCATCAGATGAACAACATCATCGGCCGCAGCCACGCTATGCAGCAGGTGTTCGGAGCCATCCGCGTTGCCGCCGCCAGTGAGGCGACCGTGCTGATCTTGGGCGAGAGCGGCACCGGAAAGGAACTGGTTGCCGGTGCCATTCATTTCAACAGCGACCGGCGTGAAGGCCCCATGATCACCGTCAACTGCAGTGCCCTGTCGGAAAACCTGCTGGAAAGCGAGCTGTTCGGGCACGTCCGGGGGGCGTTCACCGGGGCCAACCGAGATCGTATGGGGCGCTTTGAAGAAGCGTCCGGAGGAACGATATTCCTCGACGAAATCGGTGAATTGAGCCCCTTTATCCAAGTCAAGCTGCTGCGGGTGCTGCAGGAGCGCGAAATCGAGCGAGTGGGGGACTCCCGCAAACGCAAAATCGACATTCGCATTATCACGGCCACGCATAAGGATCTTTATGCCCGGGTTCGCGAAGGGCAATTCCGGGAGGATCTGTATTACCGGCTGAAGGTGTTTCCCGTCCATCTGCCGCCGCTGCATGAACGCCGTGAAGATATCCCGCTGCTGGTCGATCATTTTATTCAGCGCATGAATAAAAAGACCGGAAAAAAGGTGGCCCGTATCTCCCATGAGGCGTTGCGCATTTTCATGGATCATCCCTGGCCGGGCAATGTGCGCGAGTTGGAAAACGCCATCGAGCACGCCTTTGTGCTGTGTGACCGCGAGCAGATCGAAACCTCGGATTTGCCCATCGAAATCCGCCAGCCGGGTGCCGCCGCCGCATCCCAGACACCAGTGTCCGCTCCCCAAAAGCGGCGTCGGAAACTGACCCGGACTGCCCTGATCGAATTATTAAACGAATGCGACTGGAACAAGGCCGAAGTGGGGCGTCGGATGGGGATAAGTCATACCGCCATCTGGAAGTACATGAAAAAATGGGACATTCCCTTGAAACAGCCTGCTTCTTAG
- a CDS encoding FAD-dependent oxidoreductase, whose amino-acid sequence MKFVIIGGDAAGMSAASRAKRTMPDMEVIVLEKTGDVSYSACGMPYNIADAGREMDDLVVRQADVFRQKQGIDLLTGHGVESIDPGNRAVSGTIRHSQEPFRFFYDRLLIATGGRPRVPDLPGFDLPGVLALKSLEDGKAIKAHIRDHGVQKAVIIGMGYVGLEMAEALRERGIAVEMIKPGADLLPWMPRELAQVVTAELAANGVDLHAGQTISGIEQDGKQLRVIGADCSLNADMVLVAIGISPNSELAADAGIPTGPGNAITVNRQMQTSDETIYAAGDCADAIHVVTGKKVWIPLALRANRAGWAVADHVCGKAVRVDGVAGTAVFKAFNLEVARTGLTAAEAQQSGFDPAVVTIKSRSRAHAHPGSKTIWVHLIGDRQTGRLLGAQMVGPEGAAHRINAAAVALHAGMSVATFAQTDLAYAPPFGPVWDPLLTAANQLLKKM is encoded by the coding sequence ATGAAATTCGTAATTATCGGAGGAGATGCGGCCGGAATGAGTGCGGCCAGTCGAGCCAAACGAACCATGCCCGACATGGAGGTCATTGTCCTGGAAAAAACCGGGGATGTCTCCTACAGCGCCTGCGGCATGCCTTACAACATCGCCGATGCCGGGCGGGAAATGGACGACCTGGTGGTTCGCCAGGCCGACGTCTTCCGGCAGAAACAGGGTATCGATCTGTTGACCGGCCATGGGGTGGAATCCATTGACCCCGGGAACCGCGCGGTCTCGGGAACCATCCGCCACAGCCAGGAGCCGTTCCGTTTTTTTTACGACCGACTGCTCATCGCCACCGGGGGACGTCCCAGAGTTCCGGACCTGCCCGGTTTCGACCTGCCCGGTGTGCTGGCGCTGAAAAGTCTCGAAGACGGCAAAGCCATTAAAGCCCATATCCGTGACCACGGGGTTCAAAAAGCCGTGATCATCGGCATGGGCTATGTGGGTTTGGAAATGGCCGAGGCCCTGCGGGAACGGGGCATCGCCGTGGAGATGATCAAACCCGGTGCCGACCTGCTGCCATGGATGCCACGCGAACTGGCTCAGGTGGTGACGGCCGAACTGGCCGCCAACGGGGTCGACCTTCATGCGGGACAGACGATTAGCGGTATCGAGCAGGACGGAAAACAGCTTCGCGTCATCGGCGCCGACTGTTCCCTGAACGCCGATATGGTCCTGGTGGCCATCGGTATTTCACCCAACAGCGAACTGGCCGCCGATGCCGGCATCCCGACCGGACCCGGCAATGCCATCACCGTCAACCGGCAGATGCAGACATCCGATGAAACCATCTATGCCGCCGGCGACTGCGCGGACGCCATTCATGTCGTGACCGGCAAAAAAGTCTGGATCCCCCTGGCCCTCAGAGCCAACCGGGCGGGCTGGGCCGTTGCCGACCATGTCTGCGGCAAAGCGGTCCGTGTGGACGGCGTGGCCGGCACGGCGGTATTCAAGGCCTTCAACCTGGAAGTGGCCCGCACCGGGCTGACCGCGGCGGAGGCACAACAATCCGGTTTCGACCCGGCGGTCGTGACCATTAAAAGCCGCTCCCGCGCCCATGCCCATCCCGGATCGAAAACCATTTGGGTTCACTTGATCGGAGACCGGCAGACCGGCAGACTCCTCGGCGCCCAGATGGTGGGTCCCGAAGGGGCGGCCCATCGCATCAACGCCGCAGCGGTCGCCCTGCACGCCGGCATGTCGGTGGCAACCTTTGCTCAGACCGATCTGGCCTACGCTCCCCCCTTCGGCCCGGTGTGGGATCCCCTGCTTACCGCCGCCAACCAGTTGCTGAAAAAGATGTAA